A region from the Dethiosulfovibrio faecalis genome encodes:
- a CDS encoding aminotransferase class I/II-fold pyridoxal phosphate-dependent enzyme, translating to MKIRPFKLERYFARYEFSVKHIMSASDCESMTVAELMALGGDEAMEAWKDLRLNYTEPKGHPDLLAGIADGYDGIGPENLITLVPEEGIFLAMNALLERGDHVIALSPIYQSLLEIPRSIGCTLSEWPIVLEGNRWKLDLDHLESLLRPETKLLVVNFPHNPTGFQPTKEEFRRILSLTEERGIWVFSDEMYRGLEPTADLRLPSAAEIYPKAVSLSGLSKSYGLPGLRMGWLACTDHYLMEKVTCLRDYTTICGSAPSELLSIMALRCADDLMERCRKIVAENGVTAAEFFGKHEDLFRWIPPMAGSIGFPVLNGDFPAEDFFAHVVEKKNLMVLPGSVFGVDENHFRIGLGRKDFSKCCEILEEYLRERG from the coding sequence TTGAAGATACGCCCGTTCAAGCTGGAGCGGTATTTCGCCAGGTACGAGTTCTCGGTGAAACACATAATGAGCGCCTCGGACTGCGAGAGCATGACCGTCGCCGAACTTATGGCCCTCGGGGGCGACGAGGCCATGGAGGCCTGGAAAGACCTGCGCCTCAACTACACCGAGCCCAAGGGGCATCCGGACCTGCTGGCAGGAATAGCCGACGGCTACGACGGGATCGGCCCGGAGAACCTGATAACTCTGGTTCCGGAGGAGGGCATATTTCTGGCGATGAACGCCCTTCTGGAACGAGGAGACCACGTGATAGCCCTGTCGCCTATATATCAGTCGCTGCTTGAGATTCCAAGGTCTATAGGATGCACCCTGTCCGAATGGCCCATCGTGCTGGAGGGAAACCGCTGGAAACTGGACCTGGATCACCTGGAATCGCTTTTAAGACCGGAGACCAAGCTGCTGGTGGTCAACTTTCCCCATAACCCCACGGGATTCCAGCCCACGAAGGAGGAGTTCCGAAGGATACTGAGCCTGACGGAAGAGAGGGGAATATGGGTCTTCTCCGACGAGATGTACCGGGGTCTGGAACCGACCGCAGACCTTCGGCTGCCATCGGCGGCGGAGATATACCCCAAGGCCGTAAGCCTTTCGGGGCTTTCCAAGTCGTACGGCCTGCCGGGGTTGAGGATGGGATGGCTTGCCTGCACCGACCACTACCTGATGGAAAAGGTGACCTGCCTGAGAGACTACACCACTATATGCGGCTCCGCCCCGTCGGAACTCCTGTCCATCATGGCCCTGAGATGTGCCGACGATCTGATGGAACGTTGCAGAAAGATAGTGGCTGAAAACGGCGTAACCGCGGCGGAGTTCTTCGGTAAACACGAGGACCTGTTCCGCTGGATTCCTCCCATGGCCGGATCCATAGGCTTTCCAGTACTGAACGGAGACTTCCCGGCGGAGGATTTTTTCGCCCACGTAGTGGAGAAGAAAAACCTCATGGTACTGCCAGGATCGGTGTTCGGGGTCGACGAAAACCACTTCCGAATCGGCCTGGGACGTAAGGACTTCTCCAAATGCTGTGAGATCCTGGAGGAATATCTGAGGGAAAGAGGCTAG
- a CDS encoding GNAT family N-acetyltransferase, protein MDYIRCSKVDREVIYESFVLGFSDYPVPMTLDVDGFFDRFFGSEGNDTDHSFVAVENGAPAGLILGGVRRFDGYRNMRCGTLCVPPEIRGTGVSGRLFELFLENAIEIGCERLSLEVLADNERAIRFYERRGYERKNKLLYFGRSTGNTVESPSRPPVGVDVVETDVTVARECREGMSSLHINWQNEADYFRSDRTSRCFAAYEGGEMVGATVISGSGKVYFLWVSDSCRRRGIGRNLLCRGVDAVRPEKLSVSMPDNVDIRPFLDETGFVKESVEQYEMFRMV, encoded by the coding sequence ATGGATTACATAAGATGTTCGAAGGTGGACCGAGAGGTTATATACGAATCGTTCGTCCTGGGATTTTCCGATTATCCCGTCCCTATGACTCTGGATGTCGACGGTTTTTTCGACAGGTTCTTCGGTTCTGAGGGCAACGATACGGACCACTCTTTCGTCGCGGTCGAAAACGGAGCGCCTGCCGGGCTGATACTGGGCGGTGTCAGGCGATTCGACGGATATCGAAACATGAGGTGCGGCACTTTATGCGTTCCTCCCGAGATTCGGGGAACCGGCGTAAGTGGACGTCTTTTCGAGCTTTTTCTGGAGAACGCGATAGAGATAGGGTGCGAACGTCTCAGCCTGGAGGTCCTGGCGGACAACGAAAGAGCCATCAGGTTCTACGAGAGGCGAGGCTACGAGAGGAAGAACAAGCTGCTTTATTTCGGCAGGTCGACTGGAAATACGGTGGAGAGCCCTTCTCGTCCCCCCGTCGGCGTCGATGTGGTGGAGACGGACGTCACGGTGGCGAGGGAATGTCGAGAGGGCATGTCGTCGCTCCATATCAACTGGCAGAACGAGGCGGATTATTTCCGCTCCGATCGGACCTCTCGGTGTTTCGCCGCATACGAAGGGGGCGAGATGGTCGGAGCGACGGTGATATCAGGCTCGGGAAAGGTCTATTTTCTCTGGGTGTCGGACTCTTGCAGAAGGAGGGGAATAGGACGGAATCTTCTCTGCCGTGGGGTCGATGCGGTCCGCCCGGAAAAGCTGAGCGTCAGTATGCCAGATAACGTAGATATCCGTCCTTTTCTAGATGAAACGGGCTTCGTCAAGGAGTCGGTAGAACAGTACGAGATGTTCAGGATGGTTTAG
- a CDS encoding substrate-binding periplasmic protein, producing MILSYLKKFVLSVLFVCLTAGTVFAVGVDDIRFMTEEYPPFNMKGDDGVATGIAVDVLAEMFKRVGSSKTAKDVEVLPWARGYKEVQSTPNTSLFCMTRSEEREPLFKWVGPIASTRVVATALKSKGISAGTDAELAGLSAGVIKDDIGDQLAEKAGIKKIDRTANNDQNIKKLNSGRIDIWVYEENVALWQLKDMGFDPADYETVYVLEAGRLDYAFHKDTDQALIDQLQKVLDEMKADGSYQAIVDKYLR from the coding sequence ATGATTTTGAGCTATCTGAAAAAGTTTGTTCTGTCGGTTTTATTCGTATGTCTTACGGCCGGTACCGTTTTTGCCGTCGGAGTGGATGACATCCGCTTCATGACAGAGGAATATCCTCCTTTCAATATGAAAGGAGACGACGGCGTCGCTACAGGAATAGCTGTGGATGTTTTGGCCGAGATGTTCAAGAGGGTGGGTTCCTCCAAGACCGCCAAGGACGTGGAGGTGCTGCCTTGGGCCAGAGGCTATAAGGAAGTGCAGTCGACCCCGAACACCAGCCTTTTCTGTATGACTCGGTCTGAGGAGAGAGAGCCGTTATTCAAGTGGGTTGGCCCGATAGCTTCCACCAGAGTAGTAGCGACCGCCTTAAAAAGCAAAGGTATAAGTGCTGGGACCGACGCCGAGCTGGCCGGTCTCTCAGCCGGGGTTATCAAGGACGACATCGGCGACCAGTTGGCGGAAAAAGCGGGAATCAAAAAGATAGATAGAACTGCCAACAACGATCAGAACATAAAAAAGCTTAACTCCGGCAGGATAGACATCTGGGTTTACGAGGAAAACGTGGCCCTTTGGCAGCTCAAGGACATGGGGTTCGATCCGGCCGATTATGAAACGGTATATGTTTTGGAGGCAGGACGTCTGGACTACGCCTTCCACAAGGACACCGACCAGGCCCTTATAGACCAACTTCAGAAGGTGCTGGACGAGATGAAGGCAGACGGATCCTACCAGGCGATAGTTGACAAATATCTACGCTGA